A DNA window from Daucus carota subsp. sativus chromosome 3, DH1 v3.0, whole genome shotgun sequence contains the following coding sequences:
- the LOC108211767 gene encoding laccase-12, with amino-acid sequence MEAYNSFSSQWRFVFVLGLLFFLANAANAVVQHHDFVIQATKVKRLCKTHNAITVNGQFPGPTLEINNGDTLEVKVTNKARYNVTVHWHGVRQMRTAWADGPEFITQCPIRPGQSYTYRFTVQGQEGTLWWHAHSSWLRATVYGALIIHPRIGDSYPFPKPKRETPILMGEWWDANPIDVIREATRTGAAPNVSDAYTINGQPGDLYKCSSKDTVIVPVSSGETSLLRVINSALNQQLFFTVANHKLTIVGADASYVKPFTTKVLMLGPGQTTDVLIKADQPPARYYMAARAYASAQGAPFDNTTTTAILEYKTPTCTSKNCGTTTPVMPPLPAFNDTATATAFTTSFKSPKQVPVPTKIDENLFITVGLGLNKCPPGARARNCQGPNGTRFSASMNNNTFSLPSNTSILKAYYDKIPGVFTTDFPKVPPVKFDYTGNVSRSLWQPSPGTKVYKLKYGSTVQVVLQGTSIFTAENHPIHLHGYDFYIVAEGFGNFNPKTDTSKFNLVDPPLRNTASVPVKGWAVIRFVADNPGVWIMHCHLDVHIGWGLAMTFVVENGVGESQSLEKPPPDFPKC; translated from the exons ATGGAAGCTTACAACTCTTTTTCTAGCCAATGGCGATTTGTTTTCGTCCTAGGCCTCTTGTTTTTCTTAGCAAATGCAGCAAATGCAGTAGTTCAGCATCATGATTTTGTT ATCCAAGCAACCAAAGTGAAGAGGCTGTGCAAAACCCACAATGCAATTACAGTCAATGGGCAGTTTCCAGGACCAACCCTGGAGATAAATAATGGTGACACTTTGGAGGTCAAGGTTACTAACAAAGCTCGCTACAATGTCACCGTTCACTG GCATGGTGTCCGACAGATGAGGACAGCGTGGGCGGATGGACCTGAATTCATTACACAGTGTCCAATTAGACCAGGGCAGAGTTACACTTACAGATTTACAGTCCAAGGCCAAGAAGGAACACTTTGGTGGCATGCTCATAGTTCATGGCTCAGAGCCACTGTTTACGGAGCTTTAATCATTCACCCAAGGATAGGAGATTCATATCCTTTCCCTAAGCCAAAGCGCGAAACACCAATCCTGATGG GTGAATGGTGGGATGCAAACCCTATCGATGTCATAAGGGAGGCTACAAGAACAGGGGCAGCTCCTAATGTGTCCGATGCATATACCATCAATGGTCAACCTGGTGATCTCTACAAATGCTCGAGCAAAG ACACGGTGATAGTTCCAGTGAGTTCTGGTGAAACCAGCCTCCTTCGCGTCATCAACTCTGCACTCAACCAACAGCTTTTCTTCACAGTGGCCAACCACAAACTCACAATTGTTGGAGCCGATGCCTCGTATGTCAAGCCCTTCACCACCAAAGTACTAATGCTTGGTCCGGGCCAAACAACTGATGTCCTCATCAAAGCTGATCAGCCACCAGCCCGGTACTACATGGCAGCACGTGCTTATGCAAGCGCCCAAGGCGCACCATTTGACAATACCACAACTACAGCCATCCTCGAGTACAAAACCCCAACTTGCACTTCTAAAAATTGTGGCACCACAACACCTGTCATGCCTCCTCTCCCAGCATTCAATGATACAGCTACAGCAACAGCCTTCACTACCAGCTTCAAAAGCCCAAAACAAGTCCCCGTCCCAACTAAGATCGACGAAAACCTCTTCATCACAGTAGGCCTAGGCCTCAACAAGTGTCCACCAGGCGCCAGAGCTAGAAACTGCCAGGGTCCTAATGGAACCCGCTTTTCTGCCAGCATGAACAACAACACATTCTCTCTTCCTTCAAACACCTCCATTCTAAAAGCATACTATGACAAAATCCCTGGAGTTTTCACCACTGATTTTCCAAAAGTGCCACCAGTGAAATTTGATTACACTGGCAATGTAAGCAGATCACTCTGGCAACCATCCCCCGGGACTAAAGTTTATAAGCTAAAATATGGTTCCACAGTCCAAGTTGTTTTACAGGGAACAAGTATATTCACAGCTGAGAATCATCCAATTCATTTACACGGGTATGATTTCTACATTGTTGCAGAGGGATTCGGAAACTTCAATCCAAAAACCGATACATCTAAATTCAACCTTGTTGATCCACCTCTCCGCAATACTGCCAGTGTTCCTGTCAAAGGATGGGCTGTCATTAGATTTGTTGCTGATAATCCTG GAGTTTGGATTATGCACTGTCACTTGGATGTTCACATAGGCTGGGGACTGGCCATGACTTTCGTAGTAGAGAACGGAGTTGGAGAATCACAGTCCTTAGAGAAACCTCCACCAGATTTTCCCAAGTGCTGA